tcccatacaaacgttttctaactaatacgtagagtcaatttgagctttattgctattgtataaagttcactgttgtctaagcaatgtaggtgtgttcctaacatcaaagcagtgtgcgttggagcacagaatataataatgtaatgtcgcgttctgaaactcaacaaaagtgatatcgcggacccgactaaattgaacggtcacaaaatttaatatatcattagttatttggttggcttcacgatattatttcttttgttttactttaaaatgcatgttttcgttatggacaattcttgagctacttttgcatatctatacttataataaatctgtagagaggtcaattctgtacatgaaatatatttccaaaataactgggggtgattagggatcgatactgatttgccaaaaatgcaattagtaaaatttttgtctgtctgtctgtataaccgttatagaaacaaaaactactcgacggattttaacttaacttggtacaattatttttcatactcctgagctggttatagtatacttttcatcacgctacaattaataggagcatagcagtgatgggaaatgttgggaaaacgggagaagttactccattttttaagcttccgtcatttcgtgtgcaaccttaatggttaaaagttccttcgatttcaccaggattccatcatcagaccctgaccggacaatcggaccacctgcataccaccataaattaaaaaaacatcccgacaaattgagcaccttctccatttttgaaacccgaaatccacgcgggcgaagctgcgggcggaagctagtagtaGAATAGATACTATATTCAGAACAGAAAGCGAATTTATCTCAATGTCtttaaagtaaaagaaaagGTTAGTGTGTCTTGgaactaataaacaaaaataaatggatTCATATTGAGGTATccattatattaattgataatgtCTTTGCCGTAAGATATTATGAGCAAATCTTTAGTTCCTTATAcgcatatttatttgtaactgcTATTAAGTagtaatagtattaataaaaaacccTATATAATACTTTTGTTAATTACTAAGCATTAAGCAATTACTTAATATCTATGCAATATACTTATAGATATTAAGAATTGCAAAATTAGCcagaaatttcatttttttttctatcttaaaaatgataGCTTTATAGTATAGAAAatgtaatatcataaataaataccaatctAATCAAATCCGCAATCCTCTGTTCGCTTATAATGCCCCAAAACTTATCCAATGATCTCGGAACATCTTCTAATGTATCTGCGATTTGAgtcctaaaataaaatgttgattgaATAACATTTCTATAAGCATCATATACTTACATCCTTTCATAAATAGATTATGCTACATGTATTTCACTCGCAACGTACATCATACATAGAATAACTCTTTTTCCTATTTCAAGATTACGCGGTTAAGCAAATAGCACGCATACAACATCCCACATTTGGCCAGCTATATTATTCCGAATAGGCAGTGTGCCTTTATCATTGATCGGTCACAATTCTAGACTACCCGACCCAGAAATCGAATCTAAGACCTCAGCACGGCAGATATACCGCCTACGTAATACTACGACATCAAGGTATTCGTAACAAAACGTTTTACCAAGACGTTGACCGTAATCTCCTGGACAGTTCCGCGCACAAAGCTTCGCAGCTTTTTTCCGCCACGTCGCTAATCCTGCTGCCTTCATGACAAATGGAGATCGGTGACATGCTGCGACTTCGAGGAGTACTGGTAAAATCAAGATCCATTAGGAATTAacggttaatattttttttatatagcgaCTGGTGAAGAATGGCTTTCGTTGTCTAAATGAAGGTCACGGTTCTGTTGGTCACATCCATACTTTCTAAGTTATTTAGCCTTTGAAAAAGGTACGTATACAAAGTCTGCCATCTACGTTTGAGACAGCGTAGTAGACGAAAGGCTTTATTACTCCGTTCCGCAGAAGAAGACTCGGCATGGTATATGACCTAGAGTACATGCTTGATATTATTAAGTGAAGACCACCTCGAGTTCTATCTACTTATAttgacagaaaaatataatgaaccCAGCCCCAAATACTAACGGTATATTCTTCTTCGCATGTCTGCTCATTTTCAATTCACGTATTTTGTTCTTAATGGATATGGAATCACTGTAGGTGTCCACAGCATGTGCGTCCACTCTATCATTTAGAAATGAACTCGTCCGTGCATTGTGGACGACATGGCCTTCGATGTGAATAGGAGGTAACTGGAGATATTCTGGACTGAAGTGCATAGAGTCTGATAATAAAAGTAAGGAATAAGTATCTTAATTATCAGTGTAATTTGAGCTTTAAGACATTCTATTCACTTCTTTTGtattcgtaaattataaagaagtgacagtgttaataatatttatgctgTCTAAATTCCATCAGCTTTCCCGTACACAAAGCTTTCATTGAGGATATTAGGATATTCGCAACGAGAGTATTACTTTGTATGGGTTTTTCTAACGTGATTTACAGGGTACTGGATTCCCCAGACGTAGTTGACGTTCGGCAAGTGCAaggttgtaaaaataaagtcaatTCCTTTTAAAGTTTGGAAAAGTGTTTTGCGTCAATTCAATATTGGGATAATGGCAGATGGAAAAAGGTGATGTAATGGTTGTGTTAAACCTACCGGAGTTTCCATTGATAAGTGCACCTTCCCCTGAAGCAAGCTCCTTATTTCCTATCTCCCACCTGTCTCCCATGCATCGTCTTTGATTCTGATCTTCCACGACTGTTGGTAAAGCACCTGCTCTCTCTGAATGTTTTGACGACGCGTTTAGTGAGAACAAGAAATTAAGATGCGGACTGTTTGGACAAGACTTGTTATTTTGTATCGGAGGTAGTTTGAATGTACTTTTATCGATATCTTCATTCGGAAGTAATTTTATCCTCAATCCTTGATTATTTGTAAAAGGTACATCTTTCTCTAGTGAATTGAAGTTGTTCTTATACGAAAAGGTGTCTACACTATCCTTTTTCATTGTTGATTCCTCAGTTAGAGGTGTTAAAGTGCCTATTTTTCTTTTACCTTCCTCAGAAGTTTTATCAAAGGGATATAAATCGATACTTTCTGATAATTTCGTATATAGATCTTCGATATCATGGTCTACTGATTTCGTTACTTCACTACTATCACTTTGGTTGTCTGAAATTGGTTTTAATTGACAACATTCCATTAACGAATCTTGTTCTATATCTGAGTTAGTGTCTTCAAAATCACTCGTGTTTTCATATCGATTCGCTATCTGTTCTTCGCTTAATTCGTTATCCTTTGATTCGTCAtctataatgttaattattctaTCTGAATCATCGCTGGCAGCGGAATTTTCTGGCTCTGATGTTAGAAATTTAGAAGAGCCATCCTCCAGAGAACCGTTCAGGAGTTGATCACAAGTTACTACACATCTTTTAGTATTGTTTACGTCAAAATCATgtttaattacattacaatgaGATACAGAGTTGGTCAGTTCCAATGACTGTTCAACTATTTTGCATTCCTTGATTGATATCAGCGAGGTTTGTGTCTCCAGAGATTTCCTTTCGACTTTACTTAATGTTTCTATTTCGGCAAGTTCTATGATAGTTTTGCttgtttgtgtaaatatttcttGAGCTACAAACAGGCATTTGTGTACGCTTGTGGATGCAGTTTTGTGTCTTTTATATGGTTTCTTAGTCTTTACTAATACATCTACATTTTGTGCTGTGTGGTGTTCTCTTTCAAACAAGTTGACAACACTCCTGTTGCTGTGTAGAAGATAAGTCTCACTGTCTTCGCTATCATCACATTCTATGACGTACGTCTCCTTGCCTGAAGAGTTGTTTTTGTCTGAACTGCTGTCGAAGTCCATTGAGTACATGTTTGTCGTGGCTACACTTTTCTGCGAGTCTGTGTATTTCACATCGCCTACTAAATCTTCTATATCTTCGTCCTGAAACATTgtctaactaaaataaaagaagttaTCTATATTGTATAAATGGATGTCATTAACACGATGATGAAGACTTTTAAGTCTTATAAACTCGACAGACTGCTGCATTGAACTATTTGACGGGATTTTTAGTTTTCATAATGTCTTAAATACTGTGGTAAGTCGTAAGCCAGCTTATGTGTGATACCAAAAAGTCCGTGTTATAGAAATTGAAAGATATAAAAGAGGGTAATATGAAAATCTActcttacaaaatataaaaggcaAGATATTGATCtggaaagaaattatttaacacgTTTAATTATAGTTTACTCAGGCGACACGACTGATTGATTACTTAGATCAGTTCAAGGAATATAGAATTACTCACCATAATTtggaacaaaatatacaaacaatattagataatattgcAGTGTAACCACGCAACCACGTACTTTtacgtatttacaaatattccgGTGCGATTCTGACGGGCCATGACAATTTTGAACTGAGAAAGTGTCAATATGatgtcaacaaatattttttaatgttatgtttagAGTGTGGAAATTATGAGGTCGTAAAGGGAAGCTTCGCAGGAACCCGCtcgatgcaggccgctttcgacaggtccgtctggaaatctttgggggagacttgttcagcagtagattttatgtggctgatgatgatgaagggATTGATATATTTccaaatttcttaattttactatttcttaaataaaacgaGGTCTTGGATTTGAACCCCGACAAAGAGATATatgtgtttttctgctcagtatcagctcggagtttgaaatttgtgcccgatatggcgatagtctggccccctatcacaccgtgggacggaacacacttgacgaaaagtgggtgccctggttacgcctctgcatacttcttcggggataaatgcgtgttgtgtgtgtgtgtgtttgaaaTCGTGGCATAGGaaataagggccctggtttTCCTGAAGGTCATTATGGCTGGAACGGTTCAaaaggtatataataaaacaaggcttacattaaaatatgacaAACTATTTAATCCACGTGGAATAAACTTTGTCCGAATACAGTTGGTGACTAGTGCGCCACGGAGTACGCACTACGGctcaatataatacaaatatcacAACGATAGATACCCATTTATGTTACTATTCACTCTTTATAGTGTAATCATTCGCTTTCCTCTTAAGGTTTGGGAATTGAGTTCTGTTAGTGACCTAAAAACAAGTCATTGGTCCTGAGGATTCTGACCATGGAACGTCTCCTTAGTGTAGGCAAGTACtagtaaaaatagttttgactGACATACTGCTTTGCtattaatattaacacaaaACCATTGTTTTAACTAAAAAAGGAGGTTCGCAataaattgtttgtatttttttaatataatgaaagtACTGTTTGATTACTAACTTGTTTCAAAACAAACTAATGACTTTAATTTATACCACTAGAGTCAAAAAGTGCTAAGTCGATtatctgaaattaataaaaataaaatatattttttattattcaatgatACGATAGGCTAAGGAAGTCAGCTGTCGAtaaactatttctttttattcttaaGAGGACAGCGAATACATTAGAATCCTGTTGTATAAATAGATAGGCACAATACACACAACATTCCACTTAGAAAAGTTTTAGGTGTCAGAACATCTGAAACTAGCTTTGTTAAGTACATTAGAATTTTCATTactcaatattttcttttcagaattatcaattagttttttttgtattgtagacATTTACTGAAACATCAAAAGCGGCCCCTTATAATTTGGTTAGACAAAAGCTAATACCTACGTATTAAATGGAGGCAGAACTCATTGCTTTTTTATGTTcgttaaaattgaaatttcgaTATATGTTTATATCCATGTAACCTGATGTAGTCAGAatcaaaagtagctaaacaaattcaaaattgaaatcacctttaaacttttgtgatcttaacaataatatttctcCTTCACTACCATACTTCAAAGTGTTTACCTTATATTCGATGAGAAACAGAATATTGCGATTGAAATGAATGTGGAAgagttttgaagttttgaatttgttcacctATTTTTGTGACTGACTATCTACTTTACTGATTTTTATTCCGGAGCTCTAGTAAATGTCTACAATTCTtgacttataaatttattggatatctgaatttattattttgggtGACAACTGGATCCAAATCGAAATTGaaatccttttttaatttattatatattttttttaaatcaccatCAATATACACAATT
This genomic stretch from Manduca sexta isolate Smith_Timp_Sample1 chromosome 21, JHU_Msex_v1.0, whole genome shotgun sequence harbors:
- the LOC115451573 gene encoding uncharacterized protein LOC115451573 isoform X1, which produces MFQDEDIEDLVGDVKYTDSQKSVATTNMYSMDFDSSSDKNNSSGKETYVIECDDSEDSETYLLHSNRSVVNLFEREHHTAQNVDVLVKTKKPYKRHKTASTSVHKCLFVAQEIFTQTSKTIIELAEIETLSKVERKSLETQTSLISIKECKIVEQSLELTNSVSHCNVIKHDFDVNNTKRCVVTCDQLLNGSLEDGSSKFLTSEPENSAASDDSDRIINIIDDESKDNELSEEQIANRYENTSDFEDTNSDIEQDSLMECCQLKPISDNQSDSSEVTKSVDHDIEDLYTKLSESIDLYPFDKTSEEGKRKIGTLTPLTEESTMKKDSVDTFSYKNNFNSLEKDVPFTNNQGLRIKLLPNEDIDKSTFKLPPIQNNKSCPNSPHLNFLFSLNASSKHSERAGALPTVVEDQNQRRCMGDRWEIGNKELASGEGALINGNSDSMHFSPEYLQLPPIHIEGHVVHNARTSSFLNDRVDAHAVDTYSDSISIKNKIRELKMSRHAKKNIPTPRSRSMSPISICHEGSRISDVAEKSCEALCAELSRRLRSTSWTQIADTLEDVPRSLDKFWGIISEQRIADLIRLVSAHVESPRTQVSRSACHTLASILKNTNYTKKPDFHEAVTILLTKTGSYSRPVRRAANVALDDIVSGVEFSHAITALCIHGASHKSPLVRCASARLLVVSCALAGGGRELLRARPPTAAAARRYALRSLAALLEDKNTDTRKYAERLYTMLRPLGNFEAYYLTDVDVEQASRQMKKYDQLLLSEPPKER
- the LOC115451573 gene encoding uncharacterized protein LOC115451573 isoform X3, with product MFQDEDIEDLVGDVKYTDSQKSVATTNMYSMDFDSSSDKNNSSGKETYVIECDDSEDSETYLLHSNRSVVNLFEREHHTAQNVDVLVKTKKPYKRHKTASTSVHKCLFVAQEIFTQTSKTIIELAEIETLSKVERKSLETQTSLISIKECKIVEQSLELTNSVSHCNVIKHDFDVNNTKRCVVTCDQLLNGSLEDGSSKFLTSEPENSAASDDSDRIINIIDDESKDNELSEEQIANRYENTSDFEDTNSDIEQDSLMECCQLKPISDNQSDSSEVTKSVDHDIEDLYTKLSESIDLYPFDKTSEEGKRKIGTLTPLTEESTMKKDSVDTFSYKNNFNSLEKDVPFTNNQGLRIKLLPNEDIDKSTFKLPPIQNNKSCPNSPHLNFLFSLNASSKHSERAGALPTVVEDQNQRRCMGDRWEIGNKELASGEGALINGNSDSMHFSPEYLQLPPIHIEGHVVHNARTSSFLNDRVDAHAVDTYSDSISIKNKIRELKMSRHAKKNIPTPRSRSMSPISICHEGSRISDVAEKSCEALCAELSRRLRSTSWTQIADTLEDVPRSLDKFWGIISEQRIADLIRLDFHEAVTILLTKTGSYSRPVRRAANVALDDIVSGVEFSHAITALCIHGASHKSPLVRCASARLLVVSCALAGGGRELLRARPPTAAAARRYALRSLAALLEDKNTDTRKYAERLYTMLRPLGNFEAYYLTDVDVEQASRQMKKYDQLLLSEPPKER
- the LOC115451573 gene encoding uncharacterized protein LOC115451573 isoform X2; amino-acid sequence: MDEDIEDLVGDVKYTDSQKSVATTNMYSMDFDSSSDKNNSSGKETYVIECDDSEDSETYLLHSNRSVVNLFEREHHTAQNVDVLVKTKKPYKRHKTASTSVHKCLFVAQEIFTQTSKTIIELAEIETLSKVERKSLETQTSLISIKECKIVEQSLELTNSVSHCNVIKHDFDVNNTKRCVVTCDQLLNGSLEDGSSKFLTSEPENSAASDDSDRIINIIDDESKDNELSEEQIANRYENTSDFEDTNSDIEQDSLMECCQLKPISDNQSDSSEVTKSVDHDIEDLYTKLSESIDLYPFDKTSEEGKRKIGTLTPLTEESTMKKDSVDTFSYKNNFNSLEKDVPFTNNQGLRIKLLPNEDIDKSTFKLPPIQNNKSCPNSPHLNFLFSLNASSKHSERAGALPTVVEDQNQRRCMGDRWEIGNKELASGEGALINGNSDSMHFSPEYLQLPPIHIEGHVVHNARTSSFLNDRVDAHAVDTYSDSISIKNKIRELKMSRHAKKNIPTPRSRSMSPISICHEGSRISDVAEKSCEALCAELSRRLRSTSWTQIADTLEDVPRSLDKFWGIISEQRIADLIRLVSAHVESPRTQVSRSACHTLASILKNTNYTKKPDFHEAVTILLTKTGSYSRPVRRAANVALDDIVSGVEFSHAITALCIHGASHKSPLVRCASARLLVVSCALAGGGRELLRARPPTAAAARRYALRSLAALLEDKNTDTRKYAERLYTMLRPLGNFEAYYLTDVDVEQASRQMKKYDQLLLSEPPKER